A portion of the Eubacterium maltosivorans genome contains these proteins:
- a CDS encoding DUF2284 domain-containing protein, which translates to MDYIHKFSIGPVEMDKMLEEYHQLRKTRRYCAACPNYNKYWSCPDYAFDEALFLKEFKYMYLIAREYEIPREDRQKIFGIQPVAEYCKQVMQAMKVESWKDLLDLEAEFPGTLSLMPGNCHVCDISGEGCAKPKGQKCRHPELMRFSLESLGFDVDAICKYEIGVLLLWPKEGHLPEKLCAVMALMSNEKIPMDAIKAHFPDAKKSWLRFSDTAPEARNEVRPSVKRQESWLDNMKKQNQEKAEDPAYKPQKSWIGFKSEALDSGDYVKERPWREEEPEEAPLAPEETAALVDEMIASSPEPEPAAEPEPAAPETPSQPEVSASEDEEDAKYKWLGFKRSVEEAEEELKKRPIPKFNVPEEEKAEESPAKVMETAEAPECATPQADEPEPAPEDTAPQSLPSQNATEAEEPAAVQPAPQPAPEPQPQPAPAPEPVEEEIELLDASSVANVLSAAIEIAKDVVGDDFIPEETPVFNEPEPQPAAQEPIATEEEDDSKYKWLGFKATNLDEDDGFKKGGWKKNY; encoded by the coding sequence ATGGATTATATTCACAAATTTAGCATCGGTCCGGTAGAAATGGACAAAATGCTCGAAGAGTATCATCAACTGCGAAAAACCCGCCGCTACTGCGCGGCTTGTCCCAACTACAACAAATACTGGTCCTGCCCGGACTACGCCTTCGACGAGGCTCTGTTTTTAAAGGAATTTAAGTATATGTACCTGATTGCCAGAGAGTATGAAATTCCACGGGAGGACCGCCAGAAAATCTTCGGTATTCAGCCTGTGGCCGAGTACTGCAAGCAGGTTATGCAGGCCATGAAGGTTGAATCATGGAAGGATCTTCTGGATCTGGAGGCAGAATTTCCGGGCACGTTGTCCTTAATGCCGGGCAACTGCCATGTCTGCGATATTTCAGGAGAAGGCTGCGCTAAGCCAAAAGGACAGAAGTGCCGTCATCCGGAGCTCATGCGGTTCTCGCTCGAGTCCCTTGGCTTTGATGTGGACGCTATCTGTAAGTATGAGATCGGTGTGCTCCTGCTCTGGCCAAAGGAAGGCCACCTGCCGGAAAAACTGTGCGCGGTGATGGCGCTTATGAGCAATGAGAAGATTCCCATGGATGCCATCAAAGCCCATTTCCCAGACGCTAAAAAGAGCTGGCTGCGTTTTTCGGACACAGCACCTGAAGCCCGGAACGAAGTGCGCCCAAGTGTTAAACGCCAGGAAAGCTGGCTTGACAATATGAAAAAGCAGAATCAGGAAAAGGCCGAGGATCCTGCCTACAAGCCACAAAAAAGCTGGATCGGCTTTAAAAGCGAAGCTTTAGACAGCGGCGACTATGTCAAAGAGCGCCCCTGGCGGGAGGAAGAGCCAGAGGAAGCGCCCCTGGCACCTGAAGAAACCGCCGCGCTGGTCGATGAAATGATCGCGTCCAGCCCAGAGCCTGAACCCGCTGCAGAACCGGAACCCGCTGCTCCAGAGACACCGTCTCAGCCTGAGGTGTCCGCCTCTGAGGATGAGGAAGACGCCAAATACAAGTGGCTTGGCTTTAAACGGAGTGTCGAGGAAGCCGAAGAGGAATTAAAAAAGCGGCCGATTCCCAAATTTAACGTTCCTGAGGAAGAAAAGGCTGAGGAAAGCCCTGCCAAGGTAATGGAAACAGCGGAAGCGCCGGAGTGTGCGACGCCGCAGGCAGACGAACCGGAACCAGCGCCGGAGGACACAGCGCCCCAGAGCCTCCCGTCCCAAAATGCGACGGAAGCGGAGGAACCCGCAGCGGTTCAGCCCGCGCCGCAGCCCGCCCCCGAACCACAGCCGCAGCCTGCGCCGGCTCCAGAGCCTGTCGAGGAAGAAATTGAGCTTCTGGACGCCTCCAGCGTGGCCAATGTGCTCAGCGCTGCCATCGAAATCGCCAAGGATGTTGTCGGAGACGATTTTATCCCCGAGGAAACGCCAGTATTTAATGAACCGGAGCCTCAGCCTGCAGCCCAAGAGCCTATAGCCACTGAAGAGGAAGATGATTCCAAATACAAATGGCTGGGCTTTAAAGCCACGAATCTTGACGAGGACGATGGCTTTAAAAAGGGCGGCTGGAAGAAAAATTATTAA
- a CDS encoding cysteine hydrolase family protein: MNQALILIDYTYDFVAPDGKLTAGAPAQAIDENLAAAVGETLEGGGMVFVVNDLHLENDGTHPETALFPPHNLLGSPGRAVYGKTDEKLRGYQALENRQVFYMDKFRYSAFAGTALDILLRQNHIRKLELAGVCTDICVLHTAISAYNLGYAVTVHENRVASFNAEGHKWALEHFKSSLGFTVI, translated from the coding sequence ATGAATCAGGCACTCATTCTGATCGATTATACTTATGATTTTGTCGCGCCTGACGGTAAGCTGACCGCCGGCGCGCCCGCCCAGGCCATTGATGAGAACCTGGCGGCCGCAGTCGGCGAAACCCTTGAGGGCGGCGGCATGGTCTTTGTGGTGAACGACCTACATCTGGAAAACGACGGGACACACCCCGAGACGGCGCTGTTCCCACCCCATAATCTTTTGGGAAGCCCGGGCAGAGCCGTGTATGGAAAGACAGATGAAAAGCTGCGGGGCTATCAGGCGCTTGAAAACAGGCAGGTTTTCTACATGGATAAGTTCCGCTATTCCGCCTTTGCCGGGACAGCGCTGGATATTCTGCTCAGGCAGAACCATATCAGGAAGCTGGAGCTGGCCGGTGTGTGCACAGACATTTGTGTGCTGCACACAGCCATCAGCGCCTATAATCTGGGTTATGCGGTCACTGTTCACGAAAACCGTGTGGCGAGCTTTAATGCCGAGGGCCACAAATGGGCCCTGGAGCATTTCAAGTCATCACTGGGATTTACAGTAATATAA
- a CDS encoding MTAP family purine nucleoside phosphorylase, with translation MLYYKADIGVIGGSGLYELYPDVKKIEVDTPYGKTSDAISLVTVGDKKVAFMPRHGKDHTLNPSEINYRANIDAFAQLGIRALISPCCVGSLRPEIEPGDFVVTDQFINMTSGRKDTFNETPNVVHLSSADPYDPGLRQIALEEAGKLGIKTHDGGTVVVVNGPRFSTRAESRMFAMMGADVVNMTQYPEGYLCMEKGIPVVNIALITDYDAGLEGRPDIKPVQAEDVMRVLEDNNDRVKQLIFKMIERI, from the coding sequence ATGTTATATTATAAAGCAGACATCGGCGTGATCGGCGGTTCCGGTCTCTATGAGCTGTATCCGGACGTTAAAAAAATTGAGGTGGACACACCCTACGGCAAAACCTCCGACGCCATCAGCCTGGTGACTGTCGGCGACAAAAAGGTGGCCTTTATGCCAAGACACGGCAAAGACCATACCCTGAACCCCTCCGAAATTAACTACCGGGCCAACATCGACGCTTTTGCGCAGCTGGGAATCCGGGCGCTGATTTCACCCTGCTGCGTTGGCTCGCTGCGTCCGGAAATCGAACCGGGGGATTTTGTAGTCACCGACCAGTTCATCAACATGACATCAGGCCGCAAGGATACCTTTAACGAGACCCCCAATGTGGTTCACCTGAGCTCAGCCGATCCTTACGATCCCGGCCTTCGTCAGATTGCCCTTGAGGAAGCCGGAAAGCTGGGGATTAAAACCCATGACGGCGGGACCGTTGTTGTGGTCAACGGCCCCCGGTTCTCGACCCGTGCCGAAAGCCGCATGTTTGCCATGATGGGAGCGGATGTCGTCAATATGACCCAGTATCCGGAAGGATACCTGTGCATGGAAAAGGGGATTCCGGTTGTCAACATCGCCCTGATCACAGATTACGATGCCGGACTGGAGGGCCGCCCGGATATCAAGCCTGTGCAGGCCGAGGATGTGATGCGTGTGCTCGAGGATAACAACGACCGGGTGAAACAGCTGATTTTTAAGATGATTGAACGCATATAA
- the mtnA gene encoding S-methyl-5-thioribose-1-phosphate isomerase, producing MKPVYYENGALKMLDQTLLPTEEVTHSYTDYREIAAAIVDMIVRGAPAIGVTAGYGVYFGALEFEKLPKETFLKEMETVCHVLRATRPTAVNLFWAVDRMEGVIKNNSEKTVAEITALLKTEADAICSEDIKMCRDMGAYGAELIHRKDTILTHCNAGALATADYGTALGVVRAAWEAGKEISVYADETRPFLQGARLTAYELQKDGIPVTLITDNMAGWMMKQGKIDCVVVGADRIARNGDVANKIGTYSVSILAKAHGIPFYVAAPTSTIDFNMWSGDDIVIEERDTREISHIKGQQIAPDGVRMENPAFDVTPHQNVTAIITEKGVVYPPFDLSIPRLQGE from the coding sequence ATGAAACCTGTTTATTATGAAAATGGCGCTTTAAAAATGCTTGACCAGACTCTGCTGCCAACCGAGGAGGTAACGCACAGTTACACCGACTACCGCGAGATTGCCGCCGCCATTGTGGATATGATTGTCCGCGGGGCGCCGGCCATCGGAGTGACGGCCGGATACGGCGTTTATTTTGGCGCGCTGGAATTTGAAAAGCTGCCGAAGGAGACCTTTTTAAAGGAAATGGAGACTGTCTGCCACGTGCTTCGTGCCACCCGGCCAACGGCAGTCAACCTGTTCTGGGCAGTGGACCGGATGGAGGGCGTGATCAAAAACAACTCGGAAAAAACAGTGGCAGAGATCACAGCGCTCCTGAAAACCGAAGCAGACGCCATTTGCAGTGAGGATATTAAGATGTGCCGGGATATGGGCGCTTACGGTGCAGAGCTGATCCACCGTAAGGATACCATCCTGACCCACTGCAATGCAGGAGCCCTCGCCACAGCGGATTACGGGACAGCCCTCGGCGTTGTGCGCGCCGCCTGGGAGGCAGGCAAGGAGATATCCGTCTACGCCGATGAGACAAGACCCTTTCTGCAGGGGGCCCGTCTCACCGCCTATGAGCTTCAAAAAGATGGCATTCCAGTCACACTGATCACAGACAATATGGCCGGCTGGATGATGAAGCAGGGAAAAATCGACTGTGTGGTGGTGGGGGCAGACCGCATCGCCCGAAATGGCGACGTGGCCAATAAGATTGGAACCTACAGCGTGTCCATTCTGGCAAAAGCCCATGGCATTCCTTTCTATGTGGCAGCGCCCACCTCAACCATTGATTTTAATATGTGGTCCGGCGATGATATTGTCATTGAGGAACGGGACACAAGAGAGATCAGCCATATCAAAGGACAGCAGATCGCGCCGGACGGTGTGCGCATGGAAAACCCGGCCTTTGACGTGACCCCGCATCAGAATGTCACAGCCATCATCACAGAAAAGGGCGTTGTATATCCGCCCTTTGACCTGAGCATACCCAGGCTTCAGGGTGAATAG
- a CDS encoding sugar phosphate isomerase/epimerase family protein, producing the protein MKYSMFSWFGYFMPFEERIDMIKEAGFDEVMISWEDECEPYYLEKEKFPDIVRSKGLGITNIHAPFIGYNDIWEKEPAQTRALLDTFVSFVRDCRTFEIPAVVVHTNDLDLGPYKWENGLAFFSELAEAGEKYSVNIAVENVSRQFLLKGLLDAIQADHFGMCYDSSHDYMLPCGRGKILKTYKDRIKALHLSDNDLHIDRHWIPGEGEIPFCEVMPEILSTGVDFISYEVIASDAWKKREPLEFCRAVRNSLDLENNNF; encoded by the coding sequence ATGAAATACAGTATGTTTTCGTGGTTTGGCTACTTCATGCCTTTTGAGGAGCGCATTGACATGATCAAAGAAGCCGGTTTTGACGAGGTGATGATTTCCTGGGAGGACGAGTGCGAGCCCTATTATCTGGAGAAAGAAAAATTTCCGGACATTGTGCGGAGCAAGGGGCTTGGAATCACCAATATTCACGCGCCCTTTATCGGTTATAACGACATCTGGGAAAAGGAGCCTGCACAGACCAGAGCGCTTTTAGATACCTTTGTCAGTTTTGTGCGGGACTGCCGTACCTTCGAGATTCCAGCTGTGGTGGTACACACTAATGATCTGGACCTTGGCCCCTATAAATGGGAAAATGGGCTGGCTTTTTTCTCAGAGCTGGCAGAGGCCGGGGAGAAGTACAGCGTCAATATCGCCGTTGAAAATGTGTCGCGGCAGTTTTTGCTGAAGGGACTGCTGGACGCCATCCAGGCCGATCATTTTGGTATGTGTTATGACAGCTCCCATGACTATATGCTGCCCTGCGGCAGAGGTAAGATTCTTAAAACCTACAAAGACCGGATCAAGGCGCTGCATTTGTCCGACAATGACCTGCATATTGACCGGCACTGGATACCGGGCGAGGGTGAAATCCCCTTCTGTGAGGTCATGCCTGAGATCCTGAGCACCGGCGTGGATTTTATCTCCTACGAGGTTATCGCAAGCGATGCGTGGAAAAAGCGGGAGCCCCTTGAGTTCTGCCGTGCAGTTCGGAACAGTCTAGATCTGGAGAACAATAATTTCTAA
- a CDS encoding ABC transporter substrate-binding protein, which translates to MKKSVLKSLLMALACAALLFGAAGCAQNSQKGGEASGAVTGETAYPISITDDLGNNVEIEKEPAKIVSLSPANTEILFALGVGDKVVGRTDYCNYPEEAAQVASIGDYNNPNVEKIISLAPDVVLAGDLISDDVRSQIEATGAKVITYTPMSVDAVESTIINTGKVVNANDKAKEITDSMTKKYDEIKEKAAAANPQKSVFIDIGGYYSAGDNSLLGNMLKDINAKNIASDAGTDWPQLSVEQIIAKNPDVYVSFFTTPDEIKKVPGFDQVNAVKNDAIVYYEMLSPDSDLIQRPGPRIVDGLELLATAVYPDQFK; encoded by the coding sequence ATGAAGAAGAGTGTATTGAAAAGTTTGCTGATGGCTCTGGCCTGCGCGGCGCTGTTGTTTGGCGCGGCAGGCTGTGCTCAGAATAGCCAGAAGGGTGGAGAAGCTTCCGGCGCGGTTACTGGAGAAACCGCTTACCCAATCTCCATTACCGATGATCTGGGCAATAATGTGGAAATCGAAAAGGAACCCGCAAAGATCGTGTCTCTGTCACCCGCAAACACCGAAATCCTGTTTGCCCTGGGTGTGGGAGACAAGGTGGTCGGACGGACCGATTACTGCAATTATCCCGAGGAAGCTGCCCAGGTAGCGTCGATTGGCGATTACAATAATCCCAATGTGGAAAAGATTATTTCCCTGGCCCCGGATGTCGTTCTGGCGGGTGATCTGATCAGCGATGATGTCCGCAGTCAGATTGAAGCCACCGGCGCAAAGGTTATTACTTACACACCAATGTCTGTGGACGCGGTGGAAAGCACCATCATTAATACTGGCAAGGTGGTTAACGCCAATGATAAGGCCAAGGAAATCACCGACAGCATGACGAAAAAATATGATGAGATTAAGGAAAAGGCTGCGGCAGCCAATCCGCAGAAATCAGTCTTTATCGATATTGGCGGTTATTACAGCGCCGGAGATAACTCCCTGCTGGGCAATATGCTTAAGGATATTAACGCCAAAAACATTGCCTCAGACGCCGGCACAGACTGGCCGCAGCTGAGCGTTGAACAGATTATCGCAAAGAACCCGGACGTCTATGTGTCCTTCTTTACCACACCGGACGAGATCAAAAAGGTGCCGGGCTTTGACCAGGTCAATGCTGTCAAGAACGACGCCATTGTCTATTACGAAATGCTCTCTCCGGACAGCGACCTGATCCAGCGCCCCGGACCGCGTATTGTCGATGGGCTGGAGCTGCTGGCTACAGCCGTTTATCCGGATCAGTTTAAGTAG
- a CDS encoding FecCD family ABC transporter permease gives MKTKMKRYAMPLSIVGCLILIYLCTIVGITSIPFGDANRILLHEVLHLPVNMEGISAGNIAIIWNVRLPRVILGFLTGGALAVCGAAYQGIFKNPMADPFILGVSSGAALGASIGIVMHFSAGFLGLNGTAVLAFVGAFLAIFLVYNISKVGRKVPVASLLLSGIAVSQSLTAFMSLLMIFNVQSMNQIMFWTMGSLNGKGWDQVITVLPYVVIGCLILFTTVRELDIMLLGEDAATQLGVNTDHLKKKVLIVSSVITAAVVSVTGIIGFVGLVVPHIVRILSGPKHRILLPFSLVFGGTFLIICDTLARTVSSQEIPVGIITAAFGGPFFIYLLRKSKKGGTR, from the coding sequence ATGAAAACAAAGATGAAAAGATACGCGATGCCCTTATCCATTGTAGGGTGCCTGATCTTAATTTATTTATGCACCATCGTAGGCATTACCTCCATTCCCTTTGGCGACGCTAACAGGATTTTACTGCACGAGGTGCTGCACCTTCCTGTTAACATGGAGGGAATATCGGCCGGTAATATTGCGATTATCTGGAATGTACGGCTGCCGAGAGTCATTTTAGGCTTTCTGACAGGCGGAGCGCTGGCAGTCTGCGGCGCGGCCTATCAGGGGATTTTCAAGAACCCCATGGCAGATCCTTTTATTCTGGGGGTGTCTTCCGGTGCGGCGCTGGGCGCGTCCATTGGAATTGTCATGCACTTTTCAGCAGGTTTCCTGGGATTAAATGGGACCGCTGTTCTAGCCTTTGTAGGCGCCTTTCTGGCGATCTTTTTAGTGTATAACATTTCAAAGGTCGGGAGAAAAGTGCCGGTTGCGTCCCTGCTGCTGAGCGGGATTGCCGTGAGCCAGTCGCTGACGGCTTTTATGTCCCTGCTCATGATTTTCAATGTTCAGAGCATGAATCAGATTATGTTCTGGACCATGGGGAGTCTGAACGGTAAGGGATGGGACCAGGTAATTACTGTTTTACCTTACGTGGTCATCGGCTGTCTGATCCTGTTCACAACGGTTCGGGAGCTGGATATCATGCTTCTCGGAGAGGACGCGGCCACACAGCTTGGGGTCAATACCGACCATCTGAAGAAAAAAGTGTTGATTGTCTCATCTGTGATTACCGCGGCTGTGGTTTCCGTGACAGGGATTATCGGCTTTGTCGGACTGGTGGTGCCGCACATTGTAAGAATTTTGTCCGGCCCGAAGCATCGGATTTTGCTGCCCTTTTCACTGGTGTTTGGAGGAACCTTCCTTATTATCTGCGATACACTGGCCCGGACCGTTTCCTCACAGGAAATTCCGGTGGGAATCATCACCGCTGCTTTTGGCGGCCCCTTTTTTATTTACCTTTTGCGTAAATCGAAGAAAGGAGGTACCCGTTAG
- a CDS encoding ABC transporter ATP-binding protein yields MLKFEGVHTGYGSKEVIKGFTAEIHKGEFVGLIGSNGTGKSTLLKCLSGLLPITGGRIVVKGRDNAGLKQRERSQMVAVVPQSFDIDYDFTVEDIVLMGRNPYLSYRDRESVEDYRIVEQAMKMTKTLGFRGRMFNELSGGEKQRVIIARAIAQEPDIILLDEPTSALDVHHQIEVMELIDQLNKNDHMTVVAVLHDINLASRYCGRLIMIQGGRVVADGPPADVVIEQNLKQLYNMKMLVRENAVFEKPEIVPIRVLEGEEARNPLHIHVICGGSGASKVIEELDDMGHRVTAGVINEGSDDWLVCKSLNLDIVEERPFTTISMEKQQENLKLMQDADIVLIADVPFGLGNVNNLEGLEKLDAEIYLHANCLHNDFTEGRLEACLNKIREKKTVVEIGDHDAFLEMLQQR; encoded by the coding sequence ATGTTGAAATTTGAAGGCGTTCATACCGGCTATGGCAGCAAAGAGGTGATTAAGGGCTTTACAGCAGAGATTCATAAGGGTGAGTTTGTCGGCCTTATCGGCTCGAACGGTACGGGCAAATCCACGCTGCTCAAATGCCTGTCGGGCCTTCTGCCCATTACCGGCGGCCGGATTGTGGTAAAGGGCAGGGATAACGCTGGTCTTAAGCAGCGTGAACGCTCTCAGATGGTGGCCGTCGTTCCCCAGTCCTTTGATATCGACTATGACTTTACGGTTGAGGATATTGTGCTCATGGGCAGGAACCCTTATCTGAGCTACAGGGACCGCGAGAGCGTCGAGGATTACCGGATTGTGGAGCAGGCTATGAAGATGACCAAAACCCTTGGCTTCAGAGGCCGTATGTTCAATGAGCTGAGCGGCGGTGAAAAGCAGCGTGTGATCATCGCGCGGGCCATTGCCCAGGAGCCGGACATTATTCTTTTGGATGAACCCACCTCCGCGCTGGATGTGCATCATCAGATCGAGGTTATGGAGCTGATTGACCAGCTTAATAAAAACGACCATATGACCGTTGTGGCCGTTCTGCACGATATTAATCTGGCGTCGCGCTACTGTGGGCGCCTGATCATGATCCAGGGCGGCCGAGTGGTGGCAGACGGGCCGCCAGCGGACGTGGTCATTGAGCAAAATTTGAAACAGCTTTATAATATGAAGATGCTGGTGCGTGAGAATGCGGTTTTTGAAAAACCGGAGATCGTACCCATCCGCGTGCTTGAGGGCGAGGAGGCCCGGAATCCGCTGCACATTCATGTGATCTGCGGCGGCAGCGGTGCTTCAAAGGTCATTGAGGAGCTGGACGACATGGGGCACCGGGTAACCGCTGGTGTCATCAATGAAGGCAGTGACGACTGGCTGGTCTGTAAATCGCTGAACCTCGATATTGTGGAGGAACGGCCATTTACCACCATTTCCATGGAAAAGCAGCAGGAAAATTTAAAGCTGATGCAGGATGCCGACATTGTTTTGATTGCGGACGTGCCCTTTGGACTTGGCAATGTCAATAATCTGGAAGGCCTTGAAAAGCTGGACGCGGAGATTTATCTGCACGCGAACTGCCTTCATAATGATTTTACCGAGGGCAGGCTGGAGGCCTGTCTGAATAAGATACGTGAAAAGAAAACAGTGGTCGAAATCGGAGACCACGATGCGTTTCTGGAAATGCTTCAGCAGCGCTAG
- a CDS encoding cobyrinate a,c-diamide synthase yields MNTFMLAGVSSNVGKTTVTMGVMSALCKRNCAVVPFKTGPDYIDPMFHTFVTGKKSTNLDTWMVDRETIRSLFYHKLSEDSVAVIEGVMGLYDGHGLKTDVGSSAYLSKVVDAPVFLIIDGRGMSKSAAAMVKGYVDFDPETRIAGVIINKIASESHYQLLKEMIETCTGVPCVGYFPNCPDIVMNSRHLGLIPVDELQGLREQVEKAAALAEEHIDLDRMLALSRREAIPEVQKDPFDAFAGRYGDLTIGFAKDKAFSFYYEDNFNALRKLGVRLVPFSPLEDRELPKGLDALYIGGGFPEMFGRDLEKNQGFRESIKAALENGLPCFAECGGLMYLTESMEMLDGEKYQAAGFFKADTKMTKRLQRFGYIDIDTVIHGMPIQIKGHEFHHSLVHEKEPIPTRYQITKGERKWTCGFCQGNTLAGYPHIHFYSNPQFLLALLDKAEEIKSLEEQDSENSNG; encoded by the coding sequence ATGAATACTTTTATGCTGGCGGGAGTCAGCAGTAATGTTGGGAAAACAACGGTAACCATGGGGGTGATGTCTGCCCTGTGCAAAAGAAATTGCGCGGTTGTACCTTTTAAAACCGGACCAGATTACATTGATCCGATGTTCCACACCTTTGTCACTGGAAAAAAATCCACCAATCTGGACACCTGGATGGTGGATCGTGAGACCATCCGGTCCTTGTTTTATCACAAGCTGTCCGAGGATTCGGTGGCAGTGATCGAGGGTGTGATGGGACTCTATGACGGACATGGACTAAAGACCGATGTAGGCAGCAGCGCTTATCTGTCAAAGGTGGTGGACGCGCCGGTATTTTTGATCATTGACGGCCGGGGAATGTCCAAAAGCGCGGCGGCGATGGTAAAGGGCTATGTGGATTTTGACCCCGAAACCCGAATTGCCGGGGTGATCATCAATAAGATCGCTTCGGAATCCCACTATCAGCTCTTAAAGGAAATGATTGAGACCTGTACAGGGGTGCCCTGTGTGGGGTATTTTCCGAACTGTCCAGATATCGTTATGAACAGTCGGCATCTCGGTCTCATCCCGGTGGATGAGCTTCAGGGACTTCGAGAGCAGGTGGAAAAAGCAGCGGCGCTGGCGGAGGAACATATTGACCTGGACAGGATGCTGGCGCTCAGCCGCAGAGAAGCCATACCGGAGGTTCAGAAGGATCCCTTTGACGCCTTTGCGGGGCGTTATGGCGATCTGACCATAGGGTTTGCAAAGGACAAAGCGTTTAGCTTTTATTATGAGGATAATTTTAACGCGCTCAGAAAGCTGGGCGTCCGGTTGGTGCCCTTCAGCCCCCTTGAGGATCGCGAGCTGCCAAAGGGTCTGGATGCTCTGTATATCGGCGGCGGTTTTCCCGAAATGTTCGGGCGAGACCTTGAGAAGAATCAGGGATTCAGGGAAAGCATTAAGGCTGCGTTAGAAAATGGTCTTCCCTGTTTTGCAGAATGCGGCGGCCTCATGTATCTGACAGAAAGCATGGAGATGCTTGACGGGGAAAAGTATCAGGCGGCAGGCTTTTTTAAGGCGGATACGAAGATGACCAAGCGCCTTCAGCGGTTTGGCTATATCGATATTGATACCGTGATCCACGGCATGCCCATACAGATTAAGGGGCATGAGTTCCATCACAGTCTGGTGCATGAGAAGGAGCCAATCCCCACGCGTTACCAGATCACGAAGGGAGAGCGGAAATGGACCTGCGGCTTCTGTCAGGGGAATACCCTTGCCGGGTACCCGCACATTCACTTCTACAGCAACCCGCAGTTTTTGCTGGCGCTCCTTGATAAAGCCGAAGAAATCAAAAGCTTGGAGGAACAGGACAGTGAGAACAGTAACGGTTAA
- a CDS encoding GHMP kinase, with product MRTVTVKSPGSCGEFIQGIYQEQPCLVSCPVDLYSNIRIVEGPATRMLDTKAVQMLDLIFSEYSIPREEKHHINIQMSSEIPIEKGMASSTADIAGIARGLSAYYDLGLSDKTIAELCVFIEPTDNIMFERLNLFNHVCGDVLINFEAQLEAQILIVEFKGAVNTMNFHRQQDGYTRQEVERFETVLDLFKQGLRDKNLSTIGHACTESARLNQKILYKPHLEALVALSEEFGGHGVITGHSGTVIGVLYSEETFNYTAFMQRFLNVVPKKDYDALFLKNIIPGGLKVSIEN from the coding sequence GTGAGAACAGTAACGGTTAAATCACCGGGTTCCTGCGGAGAATTTATCCAGGGAATCTACCAGGAACAGCCGTGCCTTGTATCCTGTCCCGTCGACCTCTATTCCAATATCCGTATTGTGGAAGGACCGGCGACCCGTATGCTCGACACCAAAGCCGTTCAGATGCTTGATCTGATCTTCTCAGAATACAGCATACCAAGAGAGGAAAAGCATCATATAAACATCCAGATGTCCTCAGAAATTCCCATTGAAAAGGGAATGGCCAGCAGCACCGCAGACATTGCCGGGATTGCCAGGGGCCTGAGTGCCTACTATGATCTGGGCCTCAGCGACAAAACCATCGCAGAGCTCTGCGTGTTCATCGAGCCCACCGACAATATCATGTTTGAACGGCTGAATCTTTTCAACCATGTGTGCGGCGATGTGCTGATAAATTTTGAGGCACAGCTGGAAGCGCAGATATTGATTGTGGAATTCAAGGGAGCCGTCAACACCATGAATTTTCATCGTCAGCAGGATGGCTACACACGTCAGGAGGTCGAGCGGTTTGAAACGGTACTGGACCTTTTTAAACAAGGGCTGCGGGATAAAAACCTCAGCACCATTGGACACGCCTGTACCGAGAGCGCGCGGCTCAACCAGAAGATTTTATACAAGCCCCACCTTGAAGCACTGGTGGCCCTGTCTGAGGAATTTGGCGGACATGGGGTTATTACAGGCCACAGCGGCACAGTGATCGGCGTGCTGTACAGTGAGGAGACTTTTAACTACACTGCTTTTATGCAGCGATTTCTGAACGTTGTCCCTAAGAAGGACTACGACGCGCTGTTTTTGAAGAATATTATTCCCGGAGGCTTGAAAGTCTCCATCGAAAATTAA